The genomic window attttattgacttaataatttttaataaaacacaatcaAAACAAAGTATGTTCTAATATTtgttagaattatttatttttttttaaataataataataataataataaagatgataatgataataataagagtagtaataagaataatgataataatagtaataagtaataacaattaagCTAGATTGAATTCTTTTAAAGCACTTTGCATAATTGTATCTTTAACAGCACAAAACaccagttttatattttccgtatctaatttgttgtaaaaacAAGCAGCATGTAAAGAAGAAACATCACATaattaacattgttatttaataaattatttttattgcacataaaaaaaaaaaaaaatcggtaaaattaaaataatatggattgcacaataactaaaaaataataggtaacacTAATTGATAACATGGATAGTTttggattttattaaaaatatcaagatacaaatgtatttgtacacaattataattacatgatAGGTCCAAGTCcattaactatacatttacttgaataaatagtttaaaattgctTCTTTACAACACCTTAAcagtatttatactattcattaaataagtattgaagtatatagtataaaaataaaactgatgtTTGGTAAATGTTgaactgtaaaaatataaactcattcacttttattaattcatgcaTAACCACAttgaatacacaaaaaaaccAGAAGTCCCATAAGCTCATGCACAAAGATTATCAAATCAGTTAAATACCTGTGGCACATGTGAaatgtgaataaattattttctcacTATCAGGATTCAAATCCACAAACATCCTTAATATAAACTCTCGTGCACTTATGGCGTCCCTTTGAGGACCTAAGACAATTAAATtggttacaaataaaaaatcagttaAATGTTTTggacatgaatattatttgtagctatataaaattaactatatattattcatcatattttttatgtaacagAATCATCTATtatgtaagttttaaaattaatgataacaaatattacaaaaattccTTAAATTAGAAATCACGTAATAACTAGATAATAAATCATCAATACACAGTATCTAATtgagtattgtttttttgaaggagttaaattaaaatatactttatagaatttaatttgataaaaattttagtggtgttataaataattgatagttggacctaatttttaaataaaatataacagatgtctaagaatttttattttattatcataataattcaatgtatTGTAAATTCAACACTTCTACAATAACAACTAGAAAGGTAAGGTTTAAAAGGAATAAAAAGgtaatatgcaatataataatatgtattatgtataaattgacAACTGGTTAAGTGAAATTCACAGGGATAATAAGAGGATAAAGCCATAAAGGGTTTATCTTATGGACTGATATATAACCTGTAGCAACTGTAAAATGTGAATAACACATGCGATCAGGGTCTGGATTTGTTTTaagatacattttcaaaatatattgttgggCAGCTTCATTGTCTTGTTTACTacctatttatcaaaataagtttttcataaaaatgtaaagaaaCTAAACATGTAAACACTTTActgaaacattaaattttttttttaaattattgattaaaaattatacatcaatacaagttataaaaaaatactttttaaaatatttgtaattgtatacaaaaattttttttaaagaaaaacctatttatattagatatagaaactaaaattaatgttatgatttctacctcaaaaattaaaattgaaaatctagtcttcaaaaaaaaatgttctgaaaaattgtattatttaatatgaatattatattgtttatattattaaacttaatctAAATGACAGCATTTAATAAGAAACAagttatttatcatttgataACAAGTaggtttaacaattttaactaaacaGTTCTTTGCAATTACCACTCATTGGTTCATAATGATTGCTTTCTCTACCATTAAACCtaaaatgcttttaaaaataaaagttacaatTCTTTgttacataaaacaaatattgtgcTTGTAAAGCATTTTAGAActtctagaaaaaaaagaaatttttatcaaaatctgaacttaattattagtatatacattttataaaagacaatattttatcaaaatattaagtacaaatatGTTGGAACCAAacagtatgtttttatttttaaggcgCCCGATGCTAATGTCATTTAGACCTCAAAAAAATACTCTACAAAGATTAGGTTTCCGTCCATTGGAATCAATTAAGTtggattataattttcttcttttttaataataaagaaaaatattcttttgctTGCTATGAATTTAATGCTGGTTATAGTATTTTGCttttagcttaaaaaaaaaaacagttatcaAAATCTGACGTAATACAAAACTAGAGTTTTCCCAATGAAgtcatttttgttaatataatacactgtgATATTGAGGTTGATAACTTCTTCTCTAAATATGTATCAGACAGTAAATTAGTAGAaaagtgttataattaaagttacatataaactataaaatataattttcaaattttatagatttgtggaaaatttggaaatttaataagttaaagttGTTTAAACATTAGACATTGTcactttgttattttttataacaaaccaatattttcacaatatttataagtatatatatttatataaaggcTTACCCTCAAAGTCTGGAAAGTAATCTACCAGATGAGAATACATGATTTTCTCTTCGAGAAGATCCTTTttgttcaaaaacaatattactgaTGAGTGTTGGAACCAAGGATATGTTATGATAGTTTTGAATAATGCTTTGGATTCTTCCATCCtattctgaaaataaataataatagaaacaattagttaaatgtaacaataaaataaaatatgaaaaatatatacttcgtTTTCGGATTCAAAAAGAATCTGATCATATTCACTAAGTGCCACTAAGAATATGATGGATGTTACATTCTCAAAACAGTGGATCCATTTTCGTCTTTCTGATCTCTGGCCTCCAACATCAACCATCCTAAATGTcaacatttattgttattaaaaaaaaggaaattaaaattatactaaattatacccAAATTTACTTCATATAAAAAGCATTTGttagattattgtttttttttttttttttttttaagcaaaataatataaaaagctattaatattctatgaagtttaaataataaaataattgatattcaaaaataataaataaataaagcacAACTAATTGATAACTTAATATCAAAatcagcaaaaaaaaattaaaaattaaaagcttaaaagcttaaataattttgatgaaagctaataaatataaaacaaataaagtgCAACACCTTAACATGTATCGTTGTGATTACTTTAGTGATTGTAAccaatcaacataatattgacaGGTTAACAGCGCAAATATCTATGATTAGTTTAACAtcaataggtaaattatatacatattttattgaatatttttatggagCATAATGATTTATAGGGTTAGCTACATCAGGATATTTAAGGTTTTGGTAATGTAcatgttttacaatgatacctgAAAACAATACCATCAAGATCGAAAGGGTACTCGATAATGCCTGTAGTTGGAGCCCTAGCACGTAGAATGTCCTGTTCGGTAGGTAAATAATCAGGGGCCTCGATTCTTGCTAAGTCGCTTAAGTAACtgtgtgaaatattattatgtatacatttttatttaaaaaatactataagtaatcaataaattttatgattttgtattagtagatttttttaaaaaaagttgttgtAACGTATTGCTAATTTCTGAATTTTAACACGTTACCCTATCACAACTTCTAGTCGacatgaatattttagttttacagTATACATTAGAACATGATGTTTATGttactgttatatttatttcgcaGAAACCATCGAAAGAATAGACTATGTAGTGTGTTTGATTAGTATTATTagcaataaacaataacatccatgcattttaaaaataaattggcaataatatatagagaaATAGATACACATATAAACACATGCACAAGCAAAaaacttatacatttaaaattgtacatcatgcttttatttttacctaaacCGAATTTCTTCTAGATCGAACGGGTATTCGATAATGCCCGTCGTGGGTACCCTTACTCTAAGTATGTCTTGTTCTGTGGGCAGATAATTTGGACTGGCCACTCTGTCTATTTCcattaaataactgtaaatgAGTATAAAGTTattggaaatatttaaatacaaagaaacaaaaatttaaacccataatataaaactataaatgtgattaattataataaagtaatagatatttacttttaatttattgattaattattaggtatgtgaataaaagttatatactttgttattaattaaaatattactacaaaaggaattcatatattttattttaatgcaacTGGACtgtttttattgaacataatttttaccGATAACTAGATACACAAACCAATCTCTGAATCCATTTTAAATGCATCTTTTTACATAAGATAATGTATCATAGTAAATTAAGTGTTGCTAAGAAAAGTTTTGTACTTACTATTTAGCAGAATCTGTGAGCTGGTATTCGCGCCTGCGATCGTAACATTCTTGAATGCCCGAGTCTCCCCAGAGTGCTTTGATCGCTTCGACGTATGGACTTTCAAAAGTCGTAACGGTTTCAAAATCTACACTTTTAATGAGCTCCGCACGTtcctttaaaatacatttataaatagtacacCATAAGACacagtatatattgtatttataaatgttaaaatattttattcaatataatcataaaaattgtttaaaatttagggGAACAATAAccctatgtaatatataatatatttaaattaaaaaatgtaaagccATAAAGAaatgttatgacttatgaaagatttaatttcaataatagttgaatgatattagttattactttgattattgttatgtatttattattaatgattagtGTTAATTTAGACTAAACAAATTTGGGgttagtacaaaaataaacctGTTTGATACTCTGggctttaaataaaacataataattcattataatagttaGTTAAT from Aphis gossypii isolate Hap1 chromosome 1, ASM2018417v2, whole genome shotgun sequence includes these protein-coding regions:
- the LOC114121688 gene encoding guanine nucleotide-binding protein G(q) subunit alpha isoform X1 encodes the protein MACCLSEEAKEQKRINQEIERQLRRDKRDARRELKLLLLGTGESGKSTFIKQMRIIHGSGYSDEDKRGFIKLVYQNIFMAMQSMIRAMDMLKIHYSDPSCSERAELIKSVDFETVTTFESPYVEAIKALWGDSGIQECYDRRREYQLTDSAKYYLMEIDRVASPNYLPTEQDILRVRVPTTGIIEYPFDLEEIRFSYLSDLARIEAPDYLPTEQDILRARAPTTGIIEYPFDLDGIVFRMVDVGGQRSERRKWIHCFENVTSIIFLVALSEYDQILFESENENRMEESKALFKTIITYPWFQHSSVILFLNKKDLLEEKIMYSHLVDYFPDFEGPQRDAISAREFILRMFVDLNPDSEKIIYSHFTCATDTENIRFVFAAVKDTILQSNLKEYNLV
- the LOC114121688 gene encoding guanine nucleotide-binding protein G(q) subunit alpha isoform X7; this translates as MACCLSEEAKEQKRINQEIERQLRRDKRDARRELKLLLLGTGESGKSTFIKQMRIIHGSGYSDEDKRGFIKLVYQNIFMAMQSMIRAMDMLKIHYSDPSCSERAELIKSVDFETVTTFESPYVEAIKALWGDSGIQECYDRRREYQLTDSAKYYLMEIDRVASPNYLPTEQDILRVRVPTTGIIEYPFDLEEIRFSYLSDLARIEAPDYLPTEQDILRARAPTTGIIEYPFDLDGIVFRMVDVGGQRSERRKWIHCFENVTSIIFLVALSEYDQILFESENENRMEESKALFKTIITYPWFQHSSVILFLNKKDLLEEKIMYSHLVDYFPDFEGPQRDAISAREFILRMFVDLNPDSEKIIYSHFTCATDTENIKLVFCAVKDTIMQSALKEFNLA
- the LOC114121688 gene encoding G protein alpha q subunit isoform X2, encoding MACCLSEEAKEQKRINQEIERQLRRDKRDARRELKLLLLGTGESGKSTFIKQMRIIHGSGYSDEDKRGFIKLVYQNIFMAMQSMIRAMDMLKIHYSDPSCSERAELIKSVDFETVTTFESPYVEAIKALWGDSGIQECYDRRREYQLTDSAKYYLMEIDRVASPNYLPTEQDILRVRVPTTGIIEYPFDLEEIRFSYLSDLARIEAPDYLPTEQDILRARAPTTGIIEYPFDLDGIVFRMVDVGGQRSERRKWIHCFENVTSIIFLVALSEYDQILFESENENRMEESKALFKTIITYPWFQHSSVILFLNKKDLLEEKIMYSHLVDYFPDFEGSKQDNEAAQQYILKMYLKTNPDPDRMCYSHFTVATDTENIKLVFCAVKDTIMQSALKEFNLA
- the LOC114121688 gene encoding G protein alpha q subunit isoform X6 — protein: MACCLSEEAKEQKRINQEIERQLRRDKRDARRELKLLLLGTGESGKSTFIKQMRIIHGSGYSDEDKRGFIKLVYQNIFMAMQSMIRAMDMLKIHYSDPSCSERAELIKSVDFETVTTFESPYVEAIKALWGDSGIQECYDRRREYQLTDSAKYYLSDLARIEAPDYLPTEQDILRARAPTTGIIEYPFDLDGIVFRMVDVGGQRSERRKWIHCFENVTSIIFLVALSEYDQILFESENENRMEESKALFKTIITYPWFQHSSVILFLNKKDLLEEKIMYSHLVDYFPDFEGSKQDNEAAQQYILKMYLKTNPDPDRMCYSHFTVATDTENIKLVFCAVKDTIMQSALKEFNLA
- the LOC114121688 gene encoding guanine nucleotide-binding protein G(q) subunit alpha isoform X3, whose product is MACCLSEEAKEQKRINQEIERQLRRDKRDARRELKLLLLGTGESGKSTFIKQMRIIHGSGYSDEDKRGFIKLVYQNIFMAMQSMIRAMDMLKIHYSDPSCSERAELIKSVDFETVTTFESPYVEAIKALWGDSGIQECYDRRREYQLTDSAKYYLMEIDRVASPNYLPTEQDILRVRVPTTGIIEYPFDLEEIRFRMVDVGGQRSERRKWIHCFENVTSIIFLVALSEYDQILFESENENRMEESKALFKTIITYPWFQHSSVILFLNKKDLLEEKIMYSHLVDYFPDFEGPQRDAISAREFILRMFVDLNPDSEKIIYSHFTCATDTENIRFVFAAVKDTILQSNLKEYNLV
- the LOC114121688 gene encoding G protein alpha q subunit isoform X5, whose protein sequence is MACCLSEEAKEQKRINQEIERQLRRDKRDARRELKLLLLGTGESGKSTFIKQMRIIHGSGYSDEDKRGFIKLVYQNIFMAMQSMIRAMDMLKIHYSDPSCSERAELIKSVDFETVTTFESPYVEAIKALWGDSGIQECYDRRREYQLTDSAKYYLMEIDRVASPNYLPTEQDILRVRVPTTGIIEYPFDLEEIRFRMVDVGGQRSERRKWIHCFENVTSIIFLVALSEYDQILFESENENRMEESKALFKTIITYPWFQHSSVILFLNKKDLLEEKIMYSHLVDYFPDFEGSKQDNEAAQQYILKMYLKTNPDPDRMCYSHFTVATDTENIKLVFCAVKDTIMQSALKEFNLA
- the LOC114121688 gene encoding guanine nucleotide-binding protein G(q) subunit alpha isoform X4, with the protein product MACCLSEEAKEQKRINQEIERQLRRDKRDARRELKLLLLGTGESGKSTFIKQMRIIHGSGYSDEDKRGFIKLVYQNIFMAMQSMIRAMDMLKIHYSDPSCSERAELIKSVDFETVTTFESPYVEAIKALWGDSGIQECYDRRREYQLTDSAKYYLSDLARIEAPDYLPTEQDILRARAPTTGIIEYPFDLDGIVFRMVDVGGQRSERRKWIHCFENVTSIIFLVALSEYDQILFESENENRMEESKALFKTIITYPWFQHSSVILFLNKKDLLEEKIMYSHLVDYFPDFEGPQRDAISAREFILRMFVDLNPDSEKIIYSHFTCATDTENIRFVFAAVKDTILQSNLKEYNLV